From a single Notolabrus celidotus isolate fNotCel1 chromosome 7, fNotCel1.pri, whole genome shotgun sequence genomic region:
- the slc43a1b gene encoding LOW QUALITY PROTEIN: solute carrier family 43 member 1b (The sequence of the model RefSeq protein was modified relative to this genomic sequence to represent the inferred CDS: inserted 1 base in 1 codon; deleted 2 bases in 2 codons), which produces MAPSLSQAYRRRWWMAITAIIENLLFSAVLXGWGSLLIMLKNEGFYSHLCVENDTINATINSMERGHWPSCVEQEEVLNLGFTIGSFLLSAATLPLGILMDKYGPRPLRLVGSSCFAASCAMIAAAAHNPEALSVLIFLAVSFNGFGGICLTFTSLTLPNMFGNVRSTILSLMIGSYASSAVTFPGSKVIYDFGVSFRVIMWTWSGMACMVFLNCFLNWPTESFPAPEDVRYTKKVKLSGVVTTDKLTGESYVTHVSIMEDTMGPKQTEPEKTDSPQTTQGSMPLCHSMCSPIFLWSVITMAMTQLRLIFFMGAMNKMLEFLVTHGDPHPSEELQKEVDDQVGFYSSIFGTMQLLCLLTCPLIGYIMDWRMKECEDEDANTKTEKSQSDLPKRDRRIQKLTNSMRAFIFTNLLLVTFGIISLIDNLPLQVLSFVLHTIVRGFIHSCCGGLYAAVYPANHFGTLTGMQSMISAAFALLQQPLFIMMVGHLNGDPYWINIGLLIFSLAGFLLPGYLFYHRRNLTLAKAARDWFSASQSDKEMVPLNHSANGIANGKANCHVANGYTSNGHNC; this is translated from the exons ATGGCTCCCAGTTTGTCTCAGGCGTACAGGAGGAGATGGTGGATGGCAATCACAGCCATCATAGAGAATCTGCTCTTCTCCGCTGTTC TGGGCTGGggctctctgctcatcatgttGAAGAATGAAGGCTTCTACTCACACCTCTGTGTTG AAAATGATACTATTAATGCCACTATTAACTCCATGGAGAGAGGTCACTGGCCAAGTTgtgtggagcaggaggaggtaTTGAATCTGGGCTTCACAATCGGCTCGTTCCTCTTGAGTGCTGCCACTTTACCACTCGGGATCCTGATGGACAAATATGGACCACGCCCTCTGAGGCTTGTCGGCAG TTCGTGCTTCGCAGCCTCATGTGCAATgatcgctgctgctgctcacaacCCAGAAG CGCTGTCTGTCCTCATCTTCCTTGCTGTCTCCTTCAATGGCTTTGGAGGAATATGCCTTACCTTCACCTCCCTCACA CTGCCGAACATGTTTGGGAACGTTCGATCGACCATCCTCTCCCTGATGATTGGATCCTACGCTTCTTCAGCCGTTACCTTTCCTGGGTCAA AGGTGATTTATGACTTTGGTGTGTCGTTCCGTGTCATTATGTGGACGTGGTCTGGTATGGCCTGTATGGTC TTCCTCAACTGCTTCCTAAACTGGCCCACTGAATCCTTCCCTGCTCCTGAGGACGTCAGATACAC TAAAAAGGTAAAGCTGAGTGGGGTTGTAACGACGGACAAGTTGACTGGGGAAAGCTACGTCACCCATGTGAGCATCATGGAGGACACAATGGGACCCAAACAGACAGAACCTGAGAAAACAGACTCACCACAAACCACCCAGG gTTCTATGCCTCTCTGTCACTCCATGTGCTCTCCCATCTTCCTGTGGAGTGTCATCACCATGGCCATGACCCAGCTGAGGCTGATCTTCTTCATGGGTGCCATGAACAAGATGCTGGAGTTTCTGGTTACACATGGAGACCCTCACC CCTCAGAAGAGCTGCAGAAGGAGGTGGATGACCAAG TCGGATTCTACTCGTCCATCTTTGGTACAATGCAGCTCCTTTGTTTGCTGACgtgtcctctgattggttacatCATGGACTGGAGGATGAAGGAGTGTGAGGATGaagatgcaaacaca aaaacgGAAAAGAG ccaatcagatcttCCAAAGAGAGACCGAAGGATCCAGAAGCTGACCAATTCCATGAGAGCTTTCATCTTCACCAACCTCCTGTTGGTCACCTTTGGGATAATTTCCCTGATTGATAACCTGCCTTTACAG GTGCTGTCGTTTGTTCTGCATACCATAGTGAGAGGATTTATCCACTCTTGCTGCGGAGGTCTCTATGCTGCTGT GTATCCTGCCAATCACTTTGGGACACTGACAGGAATGCAGTCAATGATCAGCGCTGCTTTTGCACTGCTCCAACAGCCCCTGTTTATCATGATGGTTGGACACCTGAATGGAGATCCCTACTGG ATCAACATTGGACTACTCATCTTCTCCCTGGCTGGCTTTCTGTTGCCTGGCTATCTGTTTTATCACCGTAGAAACCTGACTTTGGCAAAGGCAGCACGTGATTGGTTTTCAGCCAGCCAGTCAGACAAAGAGATGGTTCCTCTAAACCACTCAGCAAATGGAATTGCAAATGGCAAAGCCAATTGCCATGTAGCTAATGGTTACACATCAAACGGGCACAATTGTTAA